Proteins found in one Desulfovibrio sp. genomic segment:
- a CDS encoding LysO family transporter, translating to MFIALGLTFLGMALGFLLRGQPWITSLTRCVTPAIMLLLFALGISVGSNELLMQSLPRLGGAALALTVAGILGSFACVALIRRFFTKTPTPTGISPQQKASDAEAPNHEG from the coding sequence ATGTTTATCGCGCTTGGACTCACCTTTCTTGGCATGGCCCTTGGCTTTCTGCTGCGCGGCCAGCCCTGGATCACCTCGCTGACACGTTGCGTCACACCCGCCATCATGCTGCTGCTTTTTGCTCTGGGCATATCCGTGGGCAGCAACGAATTGCTCATGCAGTCCCTGCCCCGGCTTGGCGGTGCTGCCCTGGCCCTCACGGTCGCGGGCATTCTGGGTTCCTTTGCCTGCGTGGCGCTGATCCGCCGATTCTTCACCAAAACGCCCACTCCCACAGGGATTTCCCCCCAACAAAAGGCGTCCGATGCTGAGGCACCCAACCATGAAGGGTAG
- a CDS encoding lysine exporter LysO family protein yields MKGSLIILFFFCSGALLARVGLIPAYLVEHDFTVYALWLLMLLVGISIGSDRRLGEILRTLRPRVLLLPLATTVGTFAGTALMSLFLAYSVSECMAVGAGFAYYSLSSIFISQYKGPELGTIALISNIARELITLLLTPLLAKYFGPLMPISCGGASTMDTTLPVITRYCGKDWIFVSIVHAMILDFSVPFWVIFFCTL; encoded by the coding sequence ATGAAGGGTAGCCTTATCATCCTGTTTTTCTTTTGCTCCGGTGCGTTGCTGGCTCGCGTGGGGCTGATACCCGCCTATCTGGTGGAGCACGACTTCACAGTCTATGCCCTGTGGCTGCTCATGCTGCTGGTGGGCATTTCCATCGGTTCAGACCGCAGACTGGGCGAGATTTTGCGCACGCTGCGTCCGCGCGTTTTGTTGCTGCCGCTGGCAACCACTGTGGGAACTTTTGCTGGCACGGCCCTCATGAGCCTGTTTCTGGCCTACAGCGTGAGCGAGTGCATGGCTGTGGGCGCGGGCTTTGCCTATTATTCGCTCTCGTCCATCTTCATTTCGCAATACAAGGGGCCGGAGCTGGGCACTATTGCGCTTATCAGCAATATTGCCCGTGAACTCATCACGTTGCTGCTCACGCCCTTGCTGGCGAAGTATTTTGGCCCGCTCATGCCTATCAGTTGCGGCGGGGCGTCTACCATGGATACGACGTTGCCTGTTATTACACGGTATTGCGGCAAGGACTGGATTTTTGTTTCCATCGTGCATGCCATGATACTTGATTTCAGCGTGCCGTTCTGGGTGATTTTCTTTTGCACCTTGTAA